From Candidatus Edwardsbacteria bacterium RifOxyA12_full_54_48, a single genomic window includes:
- a CDS encoding phosphohydrolase, with product MDRQQAKELLEQTIPNKNLQKHMLAAEACMKGLAEHFGEDQDKWALAGLLHDLDYDRTANDFPNHGLVTAQMLEGQDISEDIIYAIKAHPGHVEAKSKMDFALYAVDPLTGLIVAAALMHPTKKLANVDVPFIMKRYKEKRFAAGANRDQIQTCDRLGLSLEDFIGKCLTAMQGIAPELGL from the coding sequence ATGGACAGACAACAGGCTAAGGAGCTTTTGGAGCAGACCATACCCAACAAGAACCTGCAGAAGCACATGCTGGCGGCCGAGGCCTGCATGAAAGGACTGGCGGAGCATTTCGGCGAGGATCAGGATAAGTGGGCCCTGGCCGGTTTGCTGCACGACCTGGATTACGACCGGACCGCCAACGATTTCCCCAACCACGGGCTGGTCACCGCCCAGATGCTGGAGGGCCAGGACATCTCCGAGGACATCATCTACGCCATCAAGGCCCATCCCGGGCATGTGGAGGCCAAATCGAAGATGGACTTTGCCCTGTATGCGGTGGACCCGCTGACCGGCCTGATCGTGGCCGCGGCCCTGATGCATCCCACCAAAAAACTGGCCAATGTGGACGTACCGTTTATCATGAAACGCTACAAGGAAAAGCGCTTTGCGGCCGGGGCCAACCGGGATCAGATCCAGACCTGCGATAGGTTGGGATTATCGTTGGAGGATTTCATTGGCAAGTGCCTGACGGCCATGCAGGGGATAGCTCCAGAGCTTGGGCTTTAA